In a single window of the Phycisphaerales bacterium genome:
- a CDS encoding HD-GYP domain-containing protein — protein sequence MAGRWWLAKPSGNIGDLAGAMLDRTDNTQAPTGEPSPTGQPPREHAPAAWAAQLRQVDTQQRWLAREMERCQEQLSLLFEISTQMADRQEPDALETLLFRRLAALLRASVAFVDRAGCCRKFGLDGEVCGWDLPPGRVRAALGPHVETVRRARRVLAPPLTGDQAAALGGAHALVGALPRADVEPGVLILLRPANAPPFDDSDVLAADAVLSYGGQALGHILLVRHLQRSAVETVCTLVNAIDAKDNYTSRHSERVGSFAQMMGEALRLPRAQLQTLEWAGLLHDVGKIGIPEQILSKTGKLTPAEFELMKTHTRIGYEVLKPVARFEPVLDAVLYHHENHDGSGYPEGLRGDQVPLEARIIHLVDIFDAVTTARPYRAAFSYEDALQLLRTGSGTVTDPELTQLFLDLLNRCRQDEPLAFQTRFGHLFETPAASVDGPPVVHGGRV from the coding sequence GCACGCTCCGGCGGCCTGGGCGGCCCAACTGCGCCAGGTGGACACGCAGCAGCGCTGGTTGGCACGCGAGATGGAGCGTTGCCAGGAGCAACTCAGTCTGCTGTTCGAGATCAGCACCCAGATGGCTGATCGCCAGGAGCCCGATGCACTCGAGACACTGCTGTTTCGCCGACTCGCGGCGCTGCTGCGGGCGTCGGTGGCATTCGTCGATCGGGCGGGTTGCTGCCGGAAGTTCGGTTTGGATGGTGAGGTTTGCGGGTGGGACTTACCGCCGGGGCGCGTGCGGGCGGCGCTGGGGCCGCACGTCGAAACCGTCCGACGCGCCCGACGTGTACTGGCGCCGCCACTGACGGGTGACCAGGCCGCGGCACTGGGTGGCGCTCACGCCCTCGTTGGGGCCCTGCCGCGCGCCGATGTGGAACCCGGCGTACTGATTCTGCTGCGGCCTGCAAACGCACCCCCTTTCGACGACAGTGATGTTTTGGCGGCTGACGCCGTGCTGAGCTACGGAGGGCAGGCGCTTGGTCACATCCTGCTGGTACGCCACCTGCAACGGTCGGCGGTCGAAACGGTCTGCACGCTGGTCAACGCCATCGATGCCAAGGACAACTATACCTCGCGGCACTCGGAACGGGTTGGCAGCTTTGCCCAGATGATGGGGGAAGCGCTCCGACTGCCGCGCGCCCAGCTTCAGACACTCGAATGGGCGGGTCTGCTGCACGACGTCGGAAAGATCGGGATTCCCGAGCAAATTCTCAGTAAGACGGGCAAACTCACGCCGGCCGAGTTTGAGCTGATGAAGACCCATACGCGCATCGGATACGAGGTGCTCAAACCGGTGGCACGCTTTGAGCCCGTGCTCGACGCGGTGCTTTATCACCATGAAAACCATGACGGCAGCGGCTATCCCGAGGGACTGCGCGGCGACCAGGTGCCGCTCGAAGCGCGCATCATTCACCTGGTGGATATTTTCGACGCGGTGACGACAGCACGTCCGTACCGGGCGGCCTTCTCATACGAAGACGCACTCCAACTGTTACGCACGGGCAGCGGGACTGTGACCGACCCGGAACTGACCCAGCTTTTCCTCGATTTGCTGAACCGCTGCCGCCAGGATGAACCGCTCGCATTCCAGACGCGCTTCGGCCACCTGTTCGAAACGCCGGCCGCGTCCGTTGACGGCCCGCCGGTCGTACACGGCGGCCGCGTCTGA
- a CDS encoding type II secretion system protein produces the protein MFHGTGWSRVEILIALAVLGLVATFALPRFGRAAQGPDDAALLRERLKVLRIAIERYYQDHDAFPATRGDGRNPAGAPETFAAQLLGFTDADGIVSEQRSERFCYGPYLRDGVPPCPVGALPNLNHVRIAGGAEHPADPQPAGWRYNPTTGMITADTDALDTAGRPFATY, from the coding sequence ATGTTTCACGGTACCGGTTGGTCGCGCGTCGAAATCCTCATCGCACTGGCCGTACTGGGTCTGGTAGCCACATTCGCACTGCCACGTTTTGGGCGCGCCGCGCAGGGGCCGGATGATGCCGCCCTGCTGCGCGAACGCCTGAAGGTACTCCGCATCGCCATCGAGCGCTACTACCAGGACCACGACGCCTTTCCCGCGACCAGAGGTGATGGTCGCAACCCGGCCGGAGCACCGGAGACGTTTGCGGCCCAGTTGCTGGGTTTCACCGATGCGGACGGCATTGTGTCTGAACAACGCAGCGAGCGCTTCTGCTACGGGCCGTACCTGCGCGACGGAGTACCGCCGTGTCCAGTCGGAGCGCTGCCGAACCTCAACCACGTGCGCATCGCGGGAGGCGCCGAGCACCCTGCTGATCCGCAACCGGCCGGGTGGCGCTACAACCCGACAACGGGCATGATCACCGCGGACACGGACGCTCTTGATACGGCCGGACGACCGTTTGCAACCTATTGA
- a CDS encoding ThuA domain-containing protein → MSTKKLQVLVWDENPPHAPKALYPHSLRGAVADGLRDLGSETLDVHTGHLDEPYQGLPSGVLHDIDVLVWWGHVRHREVEDALAERIAERVWHHGLGFVALHSAHYAKPFRTVLRCTGHLKGGWREDDQPEDIRVCAPHHPIAQGIRDFTLAKEEMYGAPFDVPPPGVVVLQSYFPAGGEYFPSGIAWTVGDGIDPQFESGPGGGVGQGTGAGRVFYFRPGHESVPTYFNTDVQRVIYNAVRWAGKAEG, encoded by the coding sequence ATGAGCACGAAGAAGTTGCAGGTCCTGGTGTGGGATGAGAACCCGCCGCATGCGCCCAAGGCACTCTATCCGCACAGTCTCCGGGGAGCGGTGGCGGACGGGCTGCGGGATCTGGGCAGCGAGACGCTCGATGTCCACACCGGCCACCTCGACGAGCCGTACCAGGGGCTGCCGAGCGGCGTACTGCACGACATCGACGTGCTCGTGTGGTGGGGTCATGTACGGCACCGGGAGGTGGAGGATGCGCTGGCCGAACGCATCGCCGAACGCGTCTGGCACCATGGCCTGGGCTTTGTCGCACTGCACTCGGCGCATTACGCGAAGCCCTTTCGAACGGTGCTGCGCTGCACGGGCCATCTCAAGGGGGGGTGGCGCGAGGATGACCAACCCGAGGACATCCGCGTGTGTGCGCCACACCATCCAATCGCCCAGGGCATACGGGATTTCACGCTCGCGAAAGAAGAGATGTACGGTGCTCCGTTCGACGTGCCGCCGCCAGGCGTCGTGGTTCTACAGTCGTACTTTCCGGCTGGGGGCGAGTACTTTCCATCGGGCATCGCGTGGACGGTCGGTGATGGGATCGATCCGCAGTTCGAGTCGGGGCCCGGTGGTGGTGTCGGGCAGGGTACCGGTGCCGGCCGGGTGTTCTACTTCCGCCCGGGGCACGAGAGCGTGCCGACGTACTTCAATACGGATGTGCAACGCGTGATCTACAATGCTGTGCGATGGGCGGGCAAGGCGGAGGGGTAG
- a CDS encoding class I SAM-dependent methyltransferase: protein MPHVLNFHKISGYLIYNEWAQLYDVAFSWDVTAEVAWLVQRLTAGDRVPVVQILEPACGSGRLFPAFARHGIEIVGIERSPVMAARAAARMRALGLPPAEVLVADMARFELPRGVDGAVCALGSLKYLQSRDAVLSHLYAVARHMNANARYLVQLDLMDTGVSVDYAVSDCTTWEAEVDGLRVRTTWRYVSFDAGSGRQTERCRFEVLAGPGAGQVVEEEHVLRVWSWEEWGALVAASPFRLAGVYDGQAGYAPLPLDARIERAERVWHELVLA, encoded by the coding sequence ATGCCCCACGTTCTCAATTTCCACAAGATTTCAGGCTACCTCATCTACAACGAATGGGCCCAACTGTACGACGTGGCATTCTCCTGGGATGTAACCGCGGAAGTCGCGTGGCTCGTGCAGCGCCTCACGGCGGGCGACCGTGTGCCGGTTGTACAGATTCTGGAACCGGCCTGCGGGTCGGGGCGGCTCTTCCCGGCGTTCGCGCGGCATGGCATCGAGATCGTGGGCATTGAGCGGTCACCGGTGATGGCGGCACGTGCGGCCGCACGCATGCGCGCCCTGGGACTCCCGCCGGCCGAGGTCCTTGTGGCCGACATGGCGCGGTTTGAACTGCCCCGGGGGGTTGACGGCGCGGTGTGTGCACTGGGGTCGCTGAAGTACCTGCAAAGCCGCGATGCGGTTCTGTCGCACCTGTACGCGGTGGCGCGACACATGAACGCCAACGCGCGCTACCTGGTGCAACTGGACCTGATGGACACCGGGGTGTCAGTGGACTACGCCGTGAGCGACTGCACGACATGGGAGGCGGAAGTCGATGGCTTGCGCGTGCGAACCACGTGGCGCTACGTATCATTCGATGCCGGCAGTGGCCGACAGACGGAACGTTGTCGCTTTGAAGTACTCGCCGGACCCGGTGCGGGTCAGGTCGTGGAAGAGGAGCACGTCCTGCGTGTGTGGAGCTGGGAGGAATGGGGGGCGCTGGTGGCCGCGTCGCCCTTTCGGCTAGCGGGCGTGTATGATGGACAGGCCGGGTACGCGCCATTGCCACTCGATGCCCGGATCGAGCGCGCGGAGCGTGTGTGGCACGAACTTGTTCTGGCCTAG
- a CDS encoding transposase: MNVYLQRDRYQRQGGFRGYRNGTTPRRLTLGSGTVPLEVPGCATSRRAEPFESKIVRYQRRSDTIEETFMRLFIEGLRRGTSSGLAAAGERRRRPARSVGCTAVPRRVRGVRPEDRAAGSSSISGRTGFT; the protein is encoded by the coding sequence GTGAACGTCTACCTCCAGCGCGACCGGTATCAGCGACAGGGCGGGTTCCGCGGCTACCGCAACGGGACCACGCCGCGGCGGCTGACGCTGGGCAGCGGCACGGTGCCGCTGGAGGTCCCCGGGTGCGCGACATCCCGCCGGGCGGAGCCGTTCGAATCGAAGATCGTGCGGTACCAGCGTCGCAGCGACACGATCGAGGAGACGTTCATGCGGCTGTTCATCGAAGGCCTGCGACGCGGGACTTCGAGCGGCCTTGCGGCTGCTGGGGAACGACGCCGTCGCCCAGCACGATCAGTCGGCTGCACAGCGGTTCCGCGTCGAGTACGCGGCGTTCGACCGGAGGATCGGGCGGCCGGAAGTTCGTCTATATCTGGGCGGACGGGATTTACCTGA
- a CDS encoding endonuclease/exonuclease/phosphatase family protein, with translation MRCIPGLLGLSLAVLAGCQAAAPLTVLCFNIRFDNPADGPDAWSERRGQVFDFLHERDPDLCGLQEVLIRQRDELVTALPTHDVVGVGRDDAAVQGEFVPIFFRRTRFDLLDHGHFWLSPTPDVPGSRGWDAAITRMATWVRLRDRAAGGRELFVLNTHFDHRGPESRLEAARLLRQWVEARAGAPVILLGDFNTASDSAPYATLVGGRDTAAGATLLHDPFVVLGSPFAQLGTFHAFDGQPRGGRIDWILHTVHFEATTATIDQRSVDGRYPSDHFPVVVTLQWRP, from the coding sequence ATGCGCTGTATCCCTGGCCTGCTTGGCCTGTCCTTGGCGGTACTGGCGGGTTGCCAGGCGGCAGCGCCCCTCACCGTGTTGTGCTTCAATATCCGGTTCGACAATCCCGCGGACGGTCCCGATGCCTGGTCCGAACGCCGTGGGCAGGTCTTTGACTTCCTGCACGAACGTGACCCGGATCTCTGTGGCCTGCAGGAGGTGCTCATCCGGCAGCGCGACGAACTGGTTACCGCACTGCCGACCCACGACGTCGTCGGTGTCGGCCGTGACGATGCCGCTGTGCAGGGCGAGTTTGTCCCGATTTTCTTCCGGCGCACACGCTTCGATCTGCTTGACCACGGCCACTTCTGGCTCAGCCCCACCCCGGACGTGCCCGGCAGCCGCGGCTGGGATGCGGCCATTACGCGCATGGCGACCTGGGTACGGCTGCGCGACCGGGCAGCCGGGGGACGAGAGCTCTTTGTCCTCAATACGCATTTTGATCACCGCGGACCGGAATCACGATTGGAAGCGGCCCGCTTGCTGCGGCAGTGGGTCGAGGCGCGCGCTGGGGCACCGGTCATCTTGCTTGGAGATTTCAACACAGCTTCCGATTCGGCCCCATATGCGACCCTCGTCGGTGGCCGGGACACCGCTGCCGGCGCGACGCTCCTGCACGACCCGTTTGTTGTGCTGGGCTCGCCCTTTGCGCAGCTCGGCACTTTTCACGCCTTCGACGGCCAGCCGCGGGGCGGGCGCATCGATTGGATCCTGCATACGGTGCATTTCGAGGCGACGACGGCCACGATTGACCAGCGCTCCGTGGATGGGCGCTACCCGTCGGATCATTTCCCGGTCGTAGTTACACTACAGTGGCGACCGTAA